A stretch of the Panicum virgatum strain AP13 chromosome 9N, P.virgatum_v5, whole genome shotgun sequence genome encodes the following:
- the LOC120691190 gene encoding 60S ribosomal protein L18-2-like: MGIDLVAGGRNKKTKRTAPKSDDVYLKLLVKLYRFLVRRTKSDFNAVILKRLFMSKTNRPPLSLRRLVKFMEGKENQIAVIVGSVTDDKRVYEVPAMKVAALRFTETARARIVNAGGECLTFDQLALRAPLGQNTVLLRGLKNAREAVKHFGPAPGVPHSHTKPYVRSKGRKFEKARGRRNSRGFKV, from the exons atg GGTATCgatctcgtcgccggcggccggaacAAGAAGACCAAGCGCACCGCGCCCAAGTCCGACGATGTCTACCTCAAGCTCCTCGTCAAG CTGTACCGCTTCCTGGTTCGCAGGACCAAGAGCGACTTCAACGCCGTGATCCTGAAGCGGCTCTTCATGAGCAAGACCAACCGCCCGCCGCTCTCGCTACGCCGCCTCGTCAAATTCATGGAGGGCAAG GAGAACCAGATTGCTGTGATCGTGGGCAGCGTGACCGACGACAAGAGGGTCTACGAGGTCCCAGCGATGAAGGTGGCTGCGCTCAGGTTCACTGAGACGGCGAGAGCCCGGATCGTGAATGCTGGTGGCGAGTGCCTCACCTTTGACCAGCTGGCGCTCCGTGCGCCTCTGGGCCAGAACACG GTTCTGCTGAGGGGACTTAAGAATGCTAGGGAAGCTGTGAAACACTTTGGCCCAGCACCTGGTGTGCCTCACAGCCATACCAAGCCATACGTTCGCTCTAAGGGAAGGAAGTTTGAGAAGGCAAGAGGAAGGAGGAACAGCAGAGGCTTCAAGGTCTAA
- the LOC120687551 gene encoding bidirectional sugar transporter SWEET16-like: MAADPSFVVGIIGNVISILVFASPIATFRRIVRNGSTEDFRWLPYVTTLLSTSLWTFYGLLKPGGLLVVTVNGAGAALEAAYVTLYLIYAPRETKAKMVKLVLAVNVGFLAAVVAVTLAALHGRVRLLAVGVLCAALTIGMYAAPLGAMRTVVKTQSVEYMPFSLSFFLFLNGGVWSVYSVLVKDYFIGIPNAIGFILGTAQLGLYMAYRKATPPPRKEDDGDSDVEAGDEEEGLAQLVTGQVEMAQRRGRLHKGLSLPKPSGAPQPPPRDGLGGIIKSPSATPAELHSVLHQHGHGHGHGRGHGRFEPVKKDDDVEAGQ; this comes from the exons ATGGCCGCGGATCCGAGCTTCGTCGTCGGGATCATAG GGAACGTGATCTCCATCCTCGTGTTCGCGTCGCCGAT CGCGACGTTCCGGCGGATCGTGAGGAACGGGAGCACGGAGGACTTCCGGTGGCTGCCCTACGTCACCACCCTGCTCAGCACCTCGCTCTGGACCTTCTACGGCCTGCTCAAGCCCGGCGGCCTCCTCGTCGTCACCGtcaacggcgccggcgccgcgctcgAGGCCGCCTACGTCACGCTCTACCTCATCTACGCGCCCAGGGAGACCAAG GCGAAGATGGTGAAGCTGGTGCTGGCCGTGAACGTCGGCTTCCTCGCGGCGGTCGTCGCGGTGACGCTGGCGGCGCTGCACGGCCGCGTCCGGCTGCTCGCCGTGGGGGTGCTGTGCGCCGCGCTCACCATCGGGATGTACGCCGCACCGCTGGGCGCAATG CGGACAGTGGTGAAGACCCAGAGCGTGGAGTACatgcccttctccctctccttcttcctcttcctcaacGGCGGCGTCTGGAGCGTCTACTCCGTGCTCGTCAAGGACTACTTCATCGGC ATCCCCAACGCCATCGGCTTCATCCTGGGCACGGCGCAGCTGGGGCTGTACATGGCGTACCGGaaggcgacgccgccgccgcgcaaggAGGACGACGGAGACAGCGACGTCGAGGCGGGGGACGAGGAGGAAGGGCTGGCGCAGCTGGTGACGGGGCAGGTGGAGATGGCgcagcggcgggggcggctGCACAAGGGGCTCAGCCTGCCCAAGCCGTCGggcgcgccgcagccgccgccgcgggacggGCTCGGGGGCATCATCAAGTCCCCGTCCGCCACCCCCGCCGAGCTGCACTCCGTCCTGCACcagcacggccacggccacggccacgggcgcggccacggccggTTCGAGCCTGtcaagaaggacgacgacgtcgAGGCGGGCCAGTGA
- the LOC120692257 gene encoding Fanconi anemia group I protein homolog codes for MAATTAPASQPSSQQPPPPTAETVLSQASRDPSAAAAHLPELPPDALVDILSTLSAASPAGHLALLPAILALSPSPSAASAALSSLLSAPTWPSATLLAVASLLRDLPPAYRNRVPAFLGKILSLLPSADAQDLPAIAYQLLLLASKPLHPRAVLAGLLRFFGGRRGARVRAPPSIARQVEGTVLLNFAFVVKQDPVLAREVLAAVKADAAGALSGFAVAVLLSVARVRRFNEGAVGVLRDAAAVSRRDYRMSRRCKWLPDCMKEELARGTQCVEKGLLKAVDESIVGREHVLPSIVQVGFLLLEVLDGDRTEEAGLGKGAMGTEEIGINMLSSLFEIHEMARTEIIEQCKLRILSAKPQQSAPVLRLLGCLIRGHPFPILEYIAHLKELLDYFSFMNDKISTGLITCILPLTKFSRDLKDYIILVVRKAMFRKEDMVRIAAVNAIVELIIAESRRNKANPFEDSSSQPSSSQQPETRLEFGRGLFQELSGLLRRCLSQQTSVKEVLYEGLVRIVTSDPAIAGNVLDFLWPHFLNYYTEDAECPIKISLCFKLENAKLCLVEPLDSLLSCISRILRIQQNSKCEQTHYAYKCFGFAASQDNEAGRTQSSDLFVKALSSIQKYLRISLTEDQRGQSQDTGSLASPSEMAHCNSLAMLGIIEVFVDFVASKLEKASDESKEMIEKEILELVDAHSGFERKTSNCREKIARKRGNAGDAIDKHTNEPKENSNASLQKLHEKRGKFVDSSLYELSVMCVKQCNADSYNNCSQRPSQTKSNQSSYLVSFVLKAFLELFKSLATMDCGNFRIKLYENLKKLMQPIMQLIWHLLLDSNQENGGTKRNMTQGKKNIECKKDQLYLALACLKELLKPSVSDQSSDIIEVIISSAPPNVEDMMEAGELDKNDTTMVEDQSAKNVHVLLNILKMLYARVLSQSLLRESEVVTELILGISRKLHLEQRHLLGNWATDLCRKKSMQSPSMAREVVKLAIHLTPAPDDMILVCEIAAELKKLMNSGKDISRDSSDTFHIVNCKTKSSLAAVCLQMVELSLTELDWGLGKLKAMLTLGYSSANIDEDQPADERTQRLALEEALYTRSTLVVHALSSFAHMSLKDTQSDHFLKLTAKFYKLLTRMSKSQIAPKGYAQSIPSLKFQKLAEVTCRMLTSQLYDFVSSVQENQETPRKVNLAKIRRESKCIPDLIYQIEDYEKYLIQLSKLTKVNLLRYAKRSVARDFRIEDKSEEREQEEDHTPANGVPSDNEPDEDAGGPNTPVEPYADENASESEHEDAGSLKAPVEANADENIRSSIPCGSAIQEFESDEEKEILARSKRAKTQRIVQDSDEEADDE; via the exons atggcggcgacCACGGCCCCGGCCAGCCAGCCCTCCTCGcagcaaccgccgccgccgaccgctgAGACCGTCCTCAGCCAGGCCTCCCGggacccctccgccgcggcggcccacCTCCCGGAGCTCCCGCCCGACGCCCTCGTCGACATCCTCTCAAcgctctccgccgcctcccccgcgggccacctcgccctcctccccgcAATCCTCGCGCTCtcgccctccccctccgccgcgtccgccgcgctctcctccctcctctccgcgCCCACCTGGCCCTCCGCCacgctcctcgccgtcgcctccctcctccgcgaCCTCCCGCCGGCCTACCGCAACCGCGTCCCGGCCTTCCTCGGGAAgatcctctccctcctccccagtGCCGATGCCCAGGACCTCCCGGCCATCGCgtaccagctcctcctcctcgcgtccAAGCCGCTCCACCCGCGCGCCGTCCTCGCGGGCCTCCTGCGCTTcttcggcggccgccgcggcgcccgcgtTCGCGCCCCGCCGTCCATTGCGCGGCAGGTCGAGGGAACCGTGCTCCTGAATTTCGCCTTCGTGGTCAAGCAGGACCCCGTGCTGGCGAGGGAggtcctggccgccgtcaaggCCGACGCCGCGGGCGCTCTCAGTGGATTCGCGGTGGCCGTGCTGCTGTCCGTGGCGCGGGTGCGGAGGTTCAATGAGGGTGCCGTGGGTGTGCTCCGGGATGCGGCCGCGGTGTCCCGCCGGGATTACCGAATGTCGAG ACGGTGCAAGTGGTTGCCGGATTGCATGAAAGAGGAATTGGCACGGGGCACGCAGTGTGTCGAGAAGGGATTGCTGAAAGCT GTCGATGAGAGCATTGTTGGGAGGGAGCATGTTTTGCCGAGCATTGTTCAGGTGGGGTTTCTCCTGTTAGAAGTCCTGGATGGTGATCGAACAGAGGAAGCTGGCTTAGGTAAAGGGGCTATGGGCACTGAAGAAATAGGCATTAATATGCTCAGCTCATTGTTTGAGATCCATGAAATGGCACGGACTGAG ATAATTGAACAATGCAAGTTACGGATTCTATCGGCAAAGCCTCAGCAAAGTGCACCGGTTCTCAG GTTGCTTGGATGCTTGATTCGGGGTCATCCATTTCCAATTCTGGAATACATTGCACACTTGAAGGAGCTGCttgattatttttcttttatgaatGACAAGATATCAACTGGTCTAATCACTTGCATCTTGCCACTCACAAAGTTCAGCCGTGATCTGAAG GATTACATAATTCTGGTTGTGAGAAAGGCGATGTTCAGGAAGGAGGACATGGTCCGAATTGCTGCTGTAAATGCTATTGTTGAACTGATTATCGCAGAAAGCAGGAGAAACAAAGCCAATCCTTTTGAAGACTCATCCAGCCAACCAAGCTCTAGCCAACAGCCTGAAACACGTCTAGAGTTTGGTAGGGGTCTCTTTCAGGAACTAAGTGGATTGCTTCGGAGATGTCTCTCACAACAG ACGAGTGTCAAAGAGGTCTTGTATGAGGGTCTTGTACGTATTGTTACATCTGATCCAGCTATTGCTGGCAATGTACTTGATTTCCTCTGGCCTCACTTCCTAAACTATTACACAGAG GATGCAGAATGCCCTATTAAAATTAGTTTGTGCTTTAAACTGGAGAATGCCAAACTATGTCTTGTGGAACCTTTGGATAGCCTGCTGTCATGTATCTCAAGAATTTTACGAATTCAGCAAAATAGTAAATGTGAACAAACACATTATGCATACAAGTGCTTTGGTTTTGCTGCTTCACAAGATAATGAG GCTGGACGAACACAATCAAGTGACTTGTTTGTGAAGGCTTTATCAAGCATCCAAAAGTATTTGAGGATATCCCTCACAGAAG ACCAGCGAGGGCAAAGCCAAGATACTGGATCTCTTGCTTCACCATCTGAGATGGCTCACTGTAATAGCTTGGCTATGCTTGGAATCATTGAGGTTTTTGTTGATTTTGTCGCTTCAAAACTGGAGAAAGCCTCTGATGAATCAAAGGAAATGATAGAAAAGGAAATACTGGAGCTTGTCGATGCTCACAGTGGCTTTGAGAGAAAAACAAGCAATTGTAGGGAAAAGATTGCACGGAAAAGAGGGAATGCAGGTGATGCCATAGATAAGCACACCAATGAACCCAAGGAGAATTCAAATGCTTCCTTGCAGAAACTTCATGAAAAGAGGGGTAAATTTGTGGATTCGAGTTTGTATGAACTTTCAGTGATGTGTGTCAAGCAGTGCAATGCTGATAGCTACAACAACTGCAGTCAGCGTCCTAGCCAAACTAAATCAAACCAGAGCTCCTATCTGGTTTCTTTTGTACTGAAAGCCTTTCTTGAATTGTTCAAATCACTTGCCACAATGGATTGTGGCAACTTCAGAATAAAGCTGTATGAAAACTTAAAAAAGCTAATGCAGCCAATAATGCagctcatatggcatcttctGTTAGATTCAAATCAAGAAAATGGTGGAACCAAGAGGAACATGACCCAAGGAAAGAAAAACATTGAGTGCAAAAAGGATCAGTTATATTTGGCTTTGGCGTGCCTAAAAGAACTCCTTAAGCCAAGTGTATCAGATCAATCTAGTGATATTATTGAGGTTATAATATCTTCAGCTCCGCCAAATGTAGAGGATATGATGGAGGCTGGCGAGCTTGACAAGAATGACACCACTATGGTTGAAGATCAAAGCGCAAAAAATGTTCATGTGCTTCTGAACATATTGAAGATGTTATATGCTCGAGTTCTTTCTCAATCACTTTTACGTGAATCCGAG GTTGTAACTGAATTGATTTTGGGTATATCAAGAAAACTGCATCTTGAACAAAGGCATCTTCTCGGAAATTGGGCTACAGATCTATGTAGAAAAAAATCCATGCAAAGTCCCAGTATGGCACGGGAGGTGGTAAAACTCGCTATCCATCTTACACCAGCTCCAGATGACATGATTCTTGTATGTGAGATAGCCGCTGAGTTGAAGAAATTAATGAATTCGGGAAAAGACATTTCTAGAGATTCTTCTGATACATTCCATATCGTTAACTGTAAAACAAAGAGCTCTCTTGCTGCTGTCTGTCTTCAGATGGTGGAGTTATCTCTTACTGAATTGGACTGGGGTCTTGGTAAGCTTAAAGCAATGCTTACATTAGGTTACAGTTCTGCTAATATCGACGAAGATCAGCCAGCAGATGAAAGAACACAAAGGTTGGCTTTGGAAGAAGCACTTTACACAAGATCAACATTAGTAGTTCATGCCCTCTCGTCGTTTGCACACATGAGCCTTAAGG ATACTCAATCAGATCACTTTCTGAAATTGACTGCCAAGTTCTACAAGCTCTTAACTCGCATGTCAAAGTCCCAGATTGCACCTAAAGGCTACGCACAGTCCATTCCAAGCCTCAAGTTTCAGAAACTAGCAGAAGTAACTTGCAGGATGCTCACTTCCCAACTTTATGACTTCGTGTCTTCAGTTCAAGAG AATCAGGAAACACCCAGAAAGGTGAACCTTGCTAAAATTAGAAGAGAGAGCAAATGTATCCCTGATCTTATTTATCAGATTGAAGATTATGAGAAGTATCTGATACAGCTAAGCAAGCTCACTAAGGTTAACCTTTTGAGATATGCCAAGCGTAGCGTAGCAAGAGATTTCCGAATAGAAGATAAATCTGAGGAACGAGAACAGGAAGAGGATCATACTCCAGCCAATGGTGTACCATCTGACAATGAGCCTGATGAGGATGCAGGAGGTCCAAACACTCCAGTTGAACCATATGCTGACGAAAATGCTTCTGAAAGTGAGCATGAGGACGCAGGAAGTCTGAAAGCTCCAGTTGAAGCAAATGCTGATGAGAACATTAGGTCTAGCATTCCATGTGGTAGCGCCATCCAGGAGTTTGAATCCGATGAAGAGAAAGAAATATTAGCTCGGAGTAAGAGAGCGAAGACACAACGAATAGTACAGGATTCTGATGAAGAAGCGGATGATGAATAG